The sequence below is a genomic window from Nicotiana tomentosiformis chromosome 6, ASM39032v3, whole genome shotgun sequence.
agacgcaagtgatctagtcaagcgttgtgatgaatgtcagaGGGCCgatgggatttctaagaaaaatgagatgtccttcaccaccatcttggaaattgacATTTTTTTATGTGTAGGGGATTAATTTCATGGGACTATTcgtaagctcttgtgggaacacctacattttggtagCTATGGACTATatgtcaaagtgggttgaggctgtttctctacccaacaacgaagctcgaagtgtggtggcatttttgaaaaagaacatctttacAAGATTGGTACTCCAAGGACCATTATAAGTGATGGgggatcacacttttgcaacaaagaatttgataccttactcactaagtttggtgtcactcacaaagtcacgaccccatatcatcctcaagcaagcagacaagtagaagtctccaaccgggagatcaaaaGTATTTTGTCAAATCCAATGAATGCCAACCGgatggattggtcaaagaaacttgatgatgctctatgggccTACAGGACGGGTTACAAAACATcgattgggatgtctccataccggttggtgttcgtgAAAACTTTTTATCTTCAGgtagaacttgagcacaaggctttgtgggcattgaagaagctaaatcttgagtgggatgttgccgccaacttaagggtggcacaatgaatgagcttgatgaattccggtaccatgcatatacaagttctTCCTTATATAAGGAGAATATGAAGTACTTCCATGACAGGTACATtcagaacaaggagttcaaaaaaggtgatcttgtgttattgtttggtgcattagacttgaagaataaaaaatgatgtagtgtttagagtcaatggtcaccgggtgaagcattatttgtgaaaatttgatGATGGCCATGTCGTGACattgattcatttcaagtgattgatggtaatctgtgtcgtgccgcgacgttaaatcaggcgttcTTGGAAGGCAACCCacgtttctttttatttttatttttatttttttagctaGGTCGTCTTTTGTGCTAACTGATTTTGAAATATGTTGCAagaatgagtgtgctttgcaggaactgtgctcaCAAAAAATGCTAAGTGTGGTAAACAGTACGGACTGCAGATCGACAAAGATGGAAGCATGTGgcaggtaaagagtgcggaccacacacaaaattgtgcagccgcactcaACTTCTAATCCTTGCCCTAAAATCggccaactataaatagtgacccTCTACCACTGTTCAAAACTTTACACACTCTGACTAGTTTACACCAAAGCAAGCACAGTGCACTCAAATTGATTCAATCATCTCGCATTCACTTCATAACCCTAGATTCTTCCCTGCATCAttcattactggtatgttcaattcatgtttagattctttcaaatttcttaatttttgttcttCATTAGTTTAACTATTTTTATGCCTAAATGTCACAATTAATCATCATGTGTTCTTAAAATAACATGGGTAACTTCATACTTGGTAATCAGAGGATGGGTAAACTGTGCATCATGTTTGATTTGccaataccatgtctaaattATGCTAAATTTAAAAACCCTAAGTTCAGTTCCGTCTAattttgaattgtgcggccgcactcaaaattgtgcggtctgcagatcCTTAGGCAAAGGAAAAGTTTGTGCGTggattgtgcagaccgcactcaaaattgcgCGGTCCGTAGAAACTGAACTGCGGCCACAGAAaaatgtgtgcggccgcaaatcaGAACTTCAGAGAATAGGTATTTCTGGTCCTTGAATTACGCGATCGCACTcagaattgtgtggaccgcacttccaaaattgtgcggttcgcacaagTCATT
It includes:
- the LOC138894378 gene encoding uncharacterized protein; protein product: MADHLSLLEEEGRPHDGLEINDSFPDEQLLVISMTKMPWFPDLANYLGINFMGLFVSSCGNTYILVAMDYMSKWVEAVSLPNNEARSVVAFLKKNIFTRLVELEHKALWALKKLNLEWDVAANLRVAQ